In Arthrobacter sp. PAMC25284, a single genomic region encodes these proteins:
- a CDS encoding deoxyribose-phosphate aldolase: MSVQSTTPTTPRTAVDDDPRRYAHLSAIRLEDPAAIARAAKARRRHPGVKVGQQNFIVAADHPARGALSVGANPIAMADRRQLLDRLQIALANPHVDGVLASPDIMDDLLLLGALEGKLVFGSMNRGGLIGLINEFDDRFTGHTAEALEALGADGGKMLTRICLGDPDTVSLLEATAKAIDSLAARKLIAMVEPFLSVRENGKVRNDLSTDAVIKSIGIAEGLGSTSAYTWMKLPVVPEMERVMAATTMPTVLLGGDPDSSQDDVFASWEAALALPGVQGLTVGRTLLYPQDGDVAGAVATAATLLNRTAEVSE; this comes from the coding sequence GTGAGCGTTCAATCCACGACGCCGACGACGCCACGCACCGCCGTCGACGACGATCCCCGCCGTTACGCGCACCTCAGCGCCATCCGGCTCGAGGACCCTGCCGCGATCGCACGGGCCGCGAAAGCCCGCCGCCGCCACCCCGGCGTCAAAGTCGGCCAGCAGAACTTCATCGTGGCCGCCGACCATCCGGCCCGCGGCGCCCTGAGTGTCGGCGCAAACCCGATCGCGATGGCGGACCGCCGCCAGCTGCTGGACCGGCTCCAGATTGCTCTGGCCAACCCGCACGTCGACGGCGTGCTGGCCTCACCGGACATCATGGACGACCTGCTGCTGCTCGGCGCCCTTGAGGGCAAGCTCGTCTTCGGCTCGATGAACCGCGGCGGACTCATCGGCCTGATCAACGAATTCGATGACCGCTTCACCGGCCACACCGCGGAGGCCCTGGAAGCACTCGGCGCCGACGGAGGCAAGATGCTCACGCGGATTTGTCTCGGCGACCCGGACACGGTGTCCCTGCTCGAAGCCACGGCCAAGGCGATCGACTCGCTCGCCGCCCGGAAGCTGATCGCCATGGTGGAGCCGTTCCTGTCCGTCCGCGAGAACGGCAAGGTTCGCAACGACCTCTCCACGGACGCCGTCATCAAGTCCATCGGGATCGCCGAAGGGCTCGGCTCCACGAGTGCTTACACCTGGATGAAGCTCCCGGTGGTGCCCGAGATGGAGCGCGTCATGGCGGCCACCACGATGCCCACCGTGCTGCTCGGCGGAGACCCGGACAGCAGCCAGGACGACGTGTTCGCCAGCTGGGAGGCAGCCCTCGCCCTCCCAGGCGTGCAGGGACTCACCGTGGGCCGGACGCTGCTCTACCCGCAGGACGGCGACGTCGCCGGCGCCGTTGCCACCGCCGCCACCCTCCTCAACCGCACCGCAGAAGTATCGGAGTAG
- the sucD gene encoding succinate--CoA ligase subunit alpha has translation MSIYLNKDSKVIVQGITGGEGTKHTALMLKAGTNVVGGVNARKAGTTVLHGDNEITVFGTVKEAMAETGADVSIVFVPPAFTKDAVVEAIEAGIGLVVVITEGVPVQDSAEFWALAQSKVDTNGKQVTRIIGPNCPGIITPGEALVGITPANITGKGPIGLVSKSGTLTYQMMYELRDLGFSTAIGIGGDPVIGTTHIDALEAFEADPETKAIVMIGEIGGDAEERAADYIKAHVTKPVVGYVAGFTAPEGKTMGHAGAIVSGSAGTAQAKKEALEAAGVKVGKTPSETAKLLREVFATL, from the coding sequence ATGTCTATTTATCTGAACAAAGACTCCAAGGTCATCGTCCAGGGCATCACCGGCGGCGAAGGCACCAAGCACACCGCCCTCATGCTGAAGGCCGGCACAAACGTCGTTGGCGGCGTCAACGCCCGCAAGGCCGGCACCACGGTCCTGCACGGCGATAACGAGATCACCGTCTTCGGCACCGTCAAGGAAGCCATGGCCGAGACCGGCGCCGACGTTTCCATCGTCTTCGTGCCCCCGGCGTTCACCAAGGACGCCGTCGTCGAAGCCATCGAGGCAGGCATCGGCCTGGTCGTTGTTATCACCGAAGGTGTGCCGGTCCAGGACTCCGCCGAGTTCTGGGCGCTGGCCCAGTCCAAGGTCGACACCAACGGCAAGCAGGTCACCCGCATCATCGGGCCGAACTGCCCCGGCATCATCACGCCGGGTGAGGCCCTCGTCGGCATCACCCCGGCGAACATCACCGGCAAGGGCCCGATCGGCCTGGTCTCCAAGTCCGGCACCCTGACCTACCAGATGATGTACGAACTGCGCGATCTGGGCTTCTCCACTGCCATCGGCATTGGCGGCGACCCGGTCATCGGCACCACCCACATCGACGCCCTCGAAGCCTTCGAAGCTGACCCCGAGACGAAGGCGATTGTGATGATCGGCGAAATCGGCGGCGACGCCGAAGAGCGTGCAGCCGATTACATCAAGGCCCACGTCACGAAGCCGGTCGTCGGCTACGTTGCCGGCTTCACCGCCCCGGAAGGCAAGACCATGGGCCACGCCGGCGCCATCGTCTCCGGCTCCGCAGGCACCGCCCAGGCCAAGAAGGAAGCCCTTGAGGCTGCCGGAGTCAAGGTCGGCAAGACGCCGTCCGAGACCGCCAAGCTCCTGCGCGAGGTCTTCGCAACCCTCTAG
- the iolC gene encoding 5-dehydro-2-deoxygluconokinase: MTHELLTIGRISVDIYPNDIGVDLEDVTSFGKYLGGSPSNVAVAAARHGRRTGVITRTGDDAFGNYLHRELRKFNVDDTFVSPVKEYPTAVTFCAIKPPEDFPLYFYGRFPTAPDLQIKAEELDLDAIRDAGIFWSTVTGLCQEPSRSAHTAAHEARPQSGLRDGQYTILDLDYRPMFWATEKEARAQVVRILPYVTVAIGNDKECAVAVGEGTPDEQADRLLAAGVEIAVVKLGPEGVMAKTRTERVISAPVRVETVNGLGAGDAFGGAFCHGLLSGWPLAEVLDYANAAGALVASRLSCADAMPTPDEVTSLLAERGRMAPGQFVPATYAPEGAAL; encoded by the coding sequence GTGACCCACGAACTGCTCACGATCGGGCGCATCAGCGTTGATATCTACCCGAATGACATCGGGGTGGATCTGGAGGATGTCACGTCCTTCGGAAAGTACCTGGGCGGATCCCCGTCCAACGTGGCGGTGGCAGCCGCGAGGCATGGCCGCCGCACCGGCGTGATCACCCGCACCGGTGACGACGCGTTCGGCAACTACCTGCACCGCGAACTGCGCAAGTTCAATGTGGACGACACGTTCGTTTCACCGGTGAAGGAGTACCCCACTGCGGTCACCTTCTGCGCAATCAAGCCGCCGGAAGACTTCCCGCTCTACTTCTACGGCCGGTTCCCCACGGCCCCCGACCTTCAGATCAAGGCCGAAGAACTGGACCTGGACGCCATCAGGGATGCCGGCATCTTCTGGTCCACCGTCACGGGACTGTGCCAGGAGCCCAGCCGGTCGGCGCACACCGCGGCCCACGAGGCCCGGCCCCAGTCCGGACTGAGAGATGGCCAGTACACCATCCTCGACCTCGACTACCGGCCGATGTTTTGGGCCACCGAAAAGGAGGCCCGGGCCCAGGTCGTCAGGATCCTGCCGTACGTCACGGTCGCCATCGGCAATGACAAGGAATGCGCCGTCGCTGTGGGCGAAGGCACCCCCGACGAGCAGGCCGACCGGCTGTTGGCGGCCGGCGTGGAAATCGCCGTCGTCAAGCTTGGCCCCGAAGGTGTGATGGCCAAGACCCGCACCGAGCGCGTGATCTCCGCCCCCGTCCGGGTCGAGACCGTCAACGGCCTCGGCGCCGGCGATGCGTTTGGCGGAGCGTTCTGCCATGGACTGCTGTCCGGCTGGCCGCTGGCCGAAGTCCTGGACTACGCCAACGCCGCCGGAGCCCTTGTCGCCTCCCGCCTGTCCTGTGCCGATGCGATGCCGACGCCGGACGAGGTTACTTCGCTGCTGGCCGAACGCGGCCGCATGGCCCCCGGCCAGTTTGTTCCCGCCACTTACGCCCCGGAAGGAGCAGCGCTGTGA
- the pcrA gene encoding DNA helicase PcrA yields the protein MDMLFDPYADGPFQAATKAASPANSSAATRVSAQAGGEVAPFGGDAAAAAPGPSGGDWDRPQLPSAAELLDGLNPEQEEAVKHAGGALLIVAGAGSGKTRVLSNRIAYLIATGRSHHGEILAITFTNKAAAEMRERIEALVGGRAKTMWISTFHSSCVRILRREAKNVGLNSNFSIYDSADSLRLITLVAKNLDLDPKRFAPKAIQHKISALKNELIDDDSYASSANYNDPFEQAVAEVFKGYTQRLRQANAMDFDDLIAQVVYMFRAFPALADSYRRRFRHVLVDEYQDTNHAQYALVREIVGEGPGAAELTVVGDSDQSIYAFRGADIRNIVEFEKDYPDARTIKLEQNYRSTQTILSAANSVISRNPNRPEKRLWTAEGDGEKIVGYVGENEHDEAQFIAKEIDRLQDEGDLRPGDVAIFYRTNAQSRSIEDVLVRVGLPYKVVGGTRFYERKEIKDALAYLRVLVNPDDDVNLRRILNEPKRGIGDRAEGAVASLAERGRTSFMAAARRAEEAPGMATRSVNAVLGFVKMLDDLAEVAAGSGAAAAVEAVLEQTGYLAGLRSSTDPQDESRVENLAELVAVVREYERDNPEGSLGEFLEKVSLVADADQIPDAPGADIDAAVAEAKRLGVVTLMTLHTAKGLEFPVVFLTGMEHGLFPHQRSATDPKELAEERRLAYVGLTRARKRLYLTRSEVRSMWGQSQYNPASQFIEEIPAELVEWKREGSIRQSGGWGSGAAIGSSRYGGSFWGAGTARGAAASPSAGFNADVPAAVAKNRVQPQKEIVAVSVGDQVNHTSFGNGTVLAVEGAGDKTVAKVKFGIGEKRLLLRYAPLTKLDA from the coding sequence ATGGATATGTTGTTTGACCCTTACGCCGACGGACCCTTCCAAGCTGCCACAAAGGCTGCATCACCCGCGAATTCGAGTGCCGCAACCCGCGTCAGTGCGCAGGCGGGAGGCGAAGTGGCACCCTTCGGCGGCGACGCCGCGGCCGCCGCACCCGGACCGTCAGGCGGCGATTGGGACCGCCCGCAGCTCCCGTCGGCAGCCGAACTCCTCGACGGGCTGAACCCGGAGCAGGAAGAAGCCGTCAAACACGCCGGCGGGGCGCTGCTGATCGTCGCCGGTGCAGGTTCGGGCAAGACCCGCGTGCTCAGTAACCGGATCGCCTACCTGATCGCCACGGGCCGGTCGCACCACGGCGAGATTCTGGCCATCACCTTCACCAACAAAGCCGCCGCAGAAATGCGGGAGCGCATTGAAGCCCTGGTCGGCGGCCGGGCCAAGACCATGTGGATCTCGACCTTCCACTCCTCCTGCGTCCGGATCCTGCGCCGCGAGGCCAAGAACGTCGGCCTGAATTCGAACTTCTCCATCTACGATTCCGCCGATTCGCTGCGCCTGATCACGCTCGTGGCCAAGAACCTGGACCTGGACCCCAAACGGTTCGCCCCCAAGGCCATCCAGCACAAAATCTCGGCGCTCAAAAACGAGCTGATCGACGACGATTCCTACGCCTCCAGCGCCAACTACAACGACCCCTTCGAACAGGCCGTCGCGGAGGTCTTCAAGGGCTATACCCAGCGGCTGCGGCAGGCCAACGCGATGGACTTCGATGACCTGATCGCGCAGGTGGTGTACATGTTCCGGGCCTTCCCGGCGCTCGCTGACTCTTACCGGCGCCGCTTCCGGCATGTCCTGGTGGACGAATACCAGGACACCAACCACGCCCAGTACGCACTGGTCCGCGAGATCGTCGGCGAGGGCCCCGGCGCGGCCGAGCTGACAGTCGTCGGCGATTCGGACCAGTCCATCTATGCCTTCCGCGGCGCCGACATCCGCAACATTGTGGAGTTTGAAAAGGACTACCCGGACGCCCGCACCATCAAGCTGGAGCAGAACTACCGCTCCACCCAAACCATCCTCAGCGCCGCAAACTCGGTGATTTCCCGCAACCCCAACCGGCCGGAGAAACGGCTCTGGACGGCCGAGGGCGACGGCGAGAAGATCGTCGGCTACGTCGGGGAGAACGAGCACGACGAGGCGCAGTTCATCGCCAAGGAAATCGACCGGCTGCAGGACGAAGGCGACCTCCGCCCCGGCGACGTCGCGATCTTCTACCGCACCAACGCCCAGTCCCGCTCCATCGAGGATGTCCTGGTCCGCGTCGGACTTCCCTACAAAGTAGTCGGCGGCACCCGCTTCTACGAGCGCAAGGAAATCAAGGACGCCCTCGCCTACCTGCGGGTTCTGGTGAACCCCGACGACGACGTCAACCTCCGCCGGATCCTGAACGAACCCAAGCGCGGCATCGGCGACCGGGCCGAAGGCGCCGTGGCGTCCCTGGCCGAGCGCGGGCGCACCTCCTTCATGGCCGCCGCCCGGCGGGCCGAAGAAGCTCCCGGCATGGCGACACGGTCGGTCAACGCCGTGCTGGGCTTCGTGAAAATGCTCGACGACCTCGCCGAAGTCGCCGCCGGCTCCGGTGCCGCTGCCGCCGTCGAAGCAGTCCTGGAACAGACCGGCTACCTCGCCGGGCTGCGGTCCAGCACCGACCCGCAGGATGAGTCGCGGGTAGAGAACCTTGCGGAACTCGTCGCCGTCGTGCGGGAATACGAACGCGACAATCCGGAAGGTTCGCTCGGCGAGTTCCTGGAAAAGGTCTCGCTCGTCGCTGACGCCGACCAGATCCCGGACGCCCCGGGCGCGGACATTGACGCGGCCGTGGCCGAGGCCAAGCGTTTGGGTGTCGTTACGCTGATGACCCTGCATACGGCGAAGGGACTGGAGTTCCCCGTGGTGTTCCTCACCGGCATGGAACACGGGCTCTTCCCGCACCAGCGGTCCGCGACGGACCCCAAGGAACTCGCCGAGGAACGCCGGCTGGCCTACGTGGGCCTGACCCGTGCCCGGAAGCGGCTTTACCTGACCCGGTCCGAAGTGCGCAGCATGTGGGGCCAGAGTCAGTACAACCCGGCGAGCCAGTTCATCGAGGAGATCCCGGCCGAGCTCGTCGAATGGAAGCGCGAAGGCTCCATCCGCCAGTCCGGCGGATGGGGGAGCGGGGCAGCCATCGGCTCGAGCCGCTATGGCGGATCGTTCTGGGGAGCCGGCACGGCCCGGGGCGCCGCGGCCAGCCCGTCTGCCGGGTTTAACGCCGACGTTCCGGCCGCCGTCGCGAAGAACCGGGTGCAGCCGCAGAAGGAAATCGTCGCCGTCAGCGTAGGAGACCAGGTCAACCACACGAGTTTCGGCAACGGGACCGTCCTCGCCGTCGAAGGCGCCGGAGACAAGACCGTGGCCAAGGTGAAGTTCGGTATCGGAGAGAAGCGGCTCCTGCTCCGCTACGCGCCGCTGACCAAGCTCGACGCCTGA
- the iolD gene encoding 3D-(3,5/4)-trihydroxycyclohexane-1,2-dione acylhydrolase (decyclizing) — MTVAQAVVEYLSRQYTVDTIGGQEYRERLIPGTFGIFGHGNVAGVGQALKQYQAADPTIMPYYQGRNEQAQVHQAVGYARHTRRRQTFAISTSIGPGSSNLLTGAALATTNRLPVLLLPSDTFATRVADPVLQQLERPDAYDITVNDAFRPLSKFFDRVSRPEQLFSAFHHGLRVLTDPAETGAVTISLPQDVQAEASDVPEEFLAEREWRIRRPDADDEDIRRAAAAIRAARNPLIIAGGGVLYAYANDELARLVELTGIPVGNTQAGVGVLPWDHPFSVGAIGSTGTTAANALAADADLIIGIGTRYEDFTTASRTAFQNPEVQFININVAPIDAYKHGTALPIVADARKALIKLNQALGGYRVGADLEQRIAAEKKRWNATVDEAFGTRFTPLPAQNEIIGATSRAMDAQDVVICAAGSLPGDLHKMWRVRDPFGYHVEYAYSCMGYEIPGGLGVKRAALAEAAAGGAQRDVVVMVGDGSYLMMHTELVTAVAERIKLIVVLIQNHGYASIGSLSESLGSQRFGTQYRELDEETHSFDAGERLPVDLALNAESLGVKVIRIEPGEKVIAELEQAVRDAKAAPERGGPIVIHVESDPLLDAPASESWWDVPVSQVSDLDSTRQAYTTYTDHKNRQRKLLG, encoded by the coding sequence ATGACCGTCGCCCAGGCCGTCGTGGAATACCTGTCCAGGCAGTACACCGTCGATACGATCGGCGGCCAGGAGTACCGTGAGCGCCTGATCCCGGGCACCTTCGGCATCTTCGGCCACGGCAACGTCGCCGGCGTCGGCCAGGCCCTCAAGCAGTACCAGGCCGCGGATCCCACGATCATGCCCTACTACCAGGGCCGCAACGAGCAAGCGCAAGTGCATCAGGCCGTCGGTTACGCCCGCCACACCCGGCGCCGCCAGACCTTCGCGATCAGCACCTCGATCGGCCCGGGGTCGTCCAACCTGCTCACCGGCGCCGCGCTGGCCACCACCAACCGGCTGCCCGTGCTGCTGTTGCCCTCGGACACCTTTGCCACCCGCGTTGCGGACCCGGTCCTGCAGCAACTCGAACGCCCGGATGCCTATGACATCACCGTCAACGACGCGTTCCGGCCGCTCTCGAAGTTCTTCGACCGGGTCTCCCGTCCGGAGCAGCTGTTCTCGGCCTTCCATCACGGGCTGCGGGTCCTGACGGACCCGGCCGAGACCGGCGCCGTCACCATTTCTCTCCCGCAGGATGTCCAGGCCGAAGCCTCCGACGTACCCGAGGAATTTTTGGCCGAACGCGAGTGGCGCATCCGCCGCCCGGACGCCGACGACGAGGACATCCGCCGCGCCGCAGCGGCCATCCGCGCCGCGAGGAACCCGCTCATCATTGCCGGCGGCGGAGTCCTGTACGCCTACGCCAACGACGAACTGGCCCGGCTCGTGGAACTGACCGGCATCCCGGTGGGCAACACCCAGGCCGGCGTCGGCGTCCTGCCCTGGGACCACCCGTTCTCCGTCGGAGCCATCGGCTCCACCGGCACGACGGCGGCGAACGCCCTCGCCGCCGACGCGGACCTTATCATCGGGATCGGCACCCGGTACGAGGACTTCACCACCGCGTCCCGGACCGCGTTCCAAAACCCGGAGGTGCAGTTCATCAACATCAACGTCGCGCCGATCGATGCTTACAAGCACGGCACTGCCCTGCCGATCGTCGCCGACGCCCGCAAGGCACTGATCAAGCTCAACCAGGCCCTCGGCGGCTACCGCGTCGGGGCCGACCTCGAACAGCGCATCGCGGCCGAAAAGAAGCGCTGGAACGCCACCGTCGACGAGGCCTTTGGCACCCGGTTCACGCCGCTGCCGGCGCAGAACGAGATCATCGGCGCCACGAGCCGGGCCATGGACGCCCAGGATGTTGTCATCTGCGCCGCCGGTTCCCTGCCCGGGGACCTGCACAAGATGTGGCGGGTCCGCGACCCCTTCGGCTACCACGTCGAATACGCTTACTCCTGCATGGGCTACGAAATCCCTGGCGGCCTGGGCGTCAAGCGCGCGGCCCTCGCCGAAGCCGCCGCCGGCGGAGCCCAGCGCGACGTCGTCGTGATGGTAGGGGACGGCTCCTACCTGATGATGCACACCGAACTGGTCACCGCCGTCGCCGAGCGGATCAAGCTGATCGTGGTCCTGATCCAGAACCACGGCTACGCCTCGATTGGCTCGCTCTCCGAATCCCTGGGTTCGCAGCGCTTCGGCACCCAGTACCGGGAGCTGGACGAGGAAACCCACAGCTTCGACGCGGGCGAACGGCTCCCCGTGGACCTGGCCCTCAACGCCGAAAGCCTCGGCGTAAAGGTCATCCGGATCGAACCGGGGGAGAAGGTCATCGCCGAGCTCGAACAGGCCGTCCGCGATGCCAAGGCCGCACCGGAGCGGGGCGGCCCGATCGTCATCCACGTCGAATCCGATCCGCTACTGGACGCCCCCGCGTCCGAGTCCTGGTGGGATGTTCCGGTCTCCCAGGTCTCCGACCTTGACTCCACCCGGCAGGCCTACACAACGTACACAGACCACAAGAATCGGCAGCGCAAGCTGCTCGGCTGA
- a CDS encoding tautomerase family protein codes for MPLVRIDINTGRSAEDLRRISQGIHDAILAEYGIPEQDYFHIMTEHPAGQIVAQDAGLGFERTPDVVMIQIFTQGGRSQAAKQSLFSAIAERLAEAGVSGENVFIGYVENTAEDWSFGFGRAQYVTGELKTPQKSML; via the coding sequence ATGCCTCTTGTGCGGATAGACATCAATACCGGCCGCAGTGCAGAGGATTTGCGCCGGATCAGCCAGGGGATCCACGACGCCATCCTTGCGGAGTACGGCATTCCCGAGCAGGACTACTTCCACATCATGACTGAGCATCCCGCCGGCCAGATTGTTGCGCAGGACGCCGGGCTGGGCTTCGAGCGCACCCCGGACGTGGTCATGATCCAGATCTTCACTCAAGGCGGCCGGAGCCAGGCGGCCAAGCAGTCGCTGTTTTCCGCCATCGCGGAGCGACTGGCCGAAGCGGGGGTGTCCGGCGAAAACGTCTTTATCGGCTACGTCGAGAACACTGCGGAGGACTGGTCATTCGGCTTCGGCCGCGCCCAGTACGTCACCGGAGAGCTGAAAACCCCACAAAAATCCATGTTGTAA